In one window of Burkholderia cepacia ATCC 25416 DNA:
- a CDS encoding SDR family oxidoreductase produces the protein MTALAGKVAIVTGGATLIGAAVAQDLSRAGACVAILDLDADNGARVAGSLGDKAMFVALDITDDRAIERAISAIVERFGAIDVLVNLACSYVDNGIQATRNDWLAAMDVNVVSAAMLAKAVHPHMARRGGGAIVNFSSISAECAQTGRWLYPTSKAAIRQLTRSMAMDLAPESIRVNSVSPGWTWSRVMDELTHGDRAKTDRVAAPFHLLGRVGDPSEVAQVVTFLCSDAASFVTGADYAVDGGYSAMGPEQAVPAIPRLAE, from the coding sequence ATGACTGCCCTTGCTGGCAAAGTCGCGATCGTCACCGGCGGCGCCACGCTGATCGGCGCCGCGGTCGCGCAGGACCTGAGCCGCGCCGGTGCATGCGTCGCGATCCTCGATCTCGATGCGGACAACGGCGCGCGCGTCGCCGGTTCGCTCGGCGACAAGGCCATGTTCGTCGCGCTCGACATCACCGACGATCGCGCGATCGAACGTGCGATATCGGCCATCGTCGAGCGGTTCGGCGCGATCGACGTGCTCGTCAACCTCGCGTGCAGCTACGTCGACAACGGCATCCAGGCGACCCGCAACGACTGGCTCGCCGCGATGGACGTCAACGTCGTGTCGGCCGCGATGCTCGCGAAGGCCGTGCATCCGCACATGGCCCGGCGCGGCGGCGGCGCGATCGTGAACTTCAGCTCGATCTCGGCCGAGTGCGCTCAGACCGGCCGCTGGCTGTACCCGACGTCCAAGGCGGCGATCCGCCAGCTCACGCGCAGCATGGCGATGGATCTCGCGCCCGAGAGCATTCGCGTCAACTCGGTATCGCCGGGATGGACGTGGTCGCGCGTGATGGACGAGCTGACGCACGGCGACCGCGCGAAGACCGATCGCGTCGCCGCGCCGTTCCACCTGCTCGGCCGAGTCGGCGATCCGTCCGAGGTCGCACAGGTCGTGACGTTCCTGTGCAGCGACGCGGCGAGCTTCGTGACGGGCGCCGACTACGCGGTCGATGGCGGTTATTCCGCGATGGGCCCCGAACAGGCGGTGCCGGCCATTCCGCGGCTCGCGGAGTGA
- a CDS encoding dienelactone hydrolase family protein: MKGRHIDIPSPDGGTFRAYLSTPAGGKGPGIVLCHEIFGANATMREAADYYAEEGYTVLVPDLFWRQAPGIELGHAAADVERAMALYREFDEDKGVEDIGAALDALRQQPECTGETGVLGYCLGGKLAYLAACRLPGVAAAVSYYGVGIEQALDEAAHLQGRLVLQIAGLDRFCPPDAQQRIADALAGRDGVEVYVYPGVDHAFARVGGDHFDKAAAVMAHQRAIAAFRAALGPHYDLSTLWEAHLEHEFATRNVDATMATMVAEPYVNHVPTLTGGVGHDELKRFYTHHFVHANPPDTTITPISRTIGASQVVDELLFCFTHTTEIDWMLPGVAPTGKRVEIPLVAIVKFRGDKLYHEHIYWDQASVLVQIGLLDPAGLPVAGVETARKLLDETVPSNGLMRRWQDSEPSTGVH; encoded by the coding sequence ATGAAAGGACGTCACATCGACATTCCGTCGCCGGACGGCGGAACGTTTCGCGCCTACCTGAGCACGCCGGCCGGCGGCAAGGGGCCGGGCATCGTGCTGTGTCACGAGATCTTCGGCGCGAACGCGACGATGCGGGAGGCCGCCGACTACTACGCGGAGGAAGGCTATACAGTGCTCGTGCCCGACCTGTTCTGGCGCCAGGCGCCGGGGATCGAGCTCGGCCATGCGGCAGCCGATGTCGAGCGCGCGATGGCCCTGTATCGCGAATTCGACGAGGACAAGGGCGTCGAGGACATCGGTGCCGCGCTGGACGCGCTCAGGCAGCAGCCGGAATGCACGGGCGAAACCGGCGTGCTCGGCTACTGCCTCGGCGGCAAGCTCGCCTATCTCGCCGCGTGCCGGCTGCCGGGCGTGGCCGCGGCGGTCAGCTACTACGGCGTGGGCATCGAGCAGGCGCTGGACGAGGCCGCGCACCTGCAGGGCCGGCTCGTGCTGCAGATCGCGGGGCTGGACCGCTTCTGCCCGCCCGACGCGCAGCAGCGCATCGCCGACGCGCTGGCCGGCCGCGACGGCGTCGAAGTGTATGTGTATCCGGGCGTCGATCACGCGTTCGCCCGCGTCGGCGGCGATCATTTCGACAAGGCCGCCGCGGTGATGGCCCACCAGCGCGCGATCGCCGCGTTCCGCGCCGCGCTCGGCCCGCACTACGACCTGTCCACACTGTGGGAAGCGCATCTCGAACACGAATTCGCCACGCGCAACGTCGATGCCACGATGGCGACGATGGTCGCCGAGCCGTACGTCAACCATGTTCCGACGCTGACGGGCGGCGTCGGCCACGACGAGCTCAAGCGCTTCTACACGCATCACTTCGTGCATGCGAATCCGCCCGACACGACGATCACGCCGATCTCGCGCACGATCGGCGCGAGCCAGGTCGTCGACGAGCTGCTGTTCTGCTTCACGCACACCACCGAGATCGACTGGATGCTGCCGGGCGTCGCGCCCACCGGCAAGCGCGTCGAGATTCCACTCGTCGCGATCGTCAAGTTTCGCGGCGACAAGCTCTATCACGAGCATATCTACTGGGATCAGGCGAGCGTGCTCGTGCAGATCGGCCTGCTCGATCCGGCCGGCCTGCCGGTCGCGGGCGTCGAAACGGCCCGCAAGCTGCTCGACGAAACCGTGCCGTCGAACGGCCTGATGCGCCGCTGGCAGGACAGCGAGCCGTCGACGGGTGTGCACTGA
- a CDS encoding AraC family transcriptional regulator — MAQFSGTGWLADTACFNHDNLLLQSNDVDEVRARVADVFKPHRLTPTGESRALHSCMHHARWGNLSLNLLDYGGGVSIEPGPLEHFFLLQIPLRGDAEIECGSASFVSSPGTASLISPTLPLKMRWGDACPQVIVRIEREVMERHAQRHFGDDRRAPVEFEPAFNLSSSQGACLAQLLPVLAGAIATDAHPLRHPLAFEPLESTLLNLLLHGHPNSARNGTRHLPVALAPFYVRRVEDYIRAHLDEPLTIERLADLAGVSPSTLFAGFRHRHGITPMGFVRQLRLQRVREELLADESPGLASVTDIALKWGFAHLGRFAIEYKRAFGESPSATLRMRRVRA; from the coding sequence ATGGCGCAATTTTCCGGAACGGGCTGGCTGGCCGACACCGCCTGTTTCAATCACGACAACCTGCTGCTGCAGTCGAACGATGTCGACGAGGTGCGCGCGCGTGTCGCCGACGTCTTCAAGCCGCACCGGCTCACGCCGACCGGCGAATCGCGCGCGCTGCACAGCTGCATGCATCATGCGCGTTGGGGCAACCTGTCGTTGAACCTGCTCGATTACGGCGGCGGGGTCAGCATCGAGCCCGGGCCGCTCGAGCACTTCTTCCTGTTGCAGATCCCGCTGCGCGGCGACGCGGAGATCGAGTGCGGATCGGCAAGTTTCGTGTCGTCGCCGGGCACCGCGTCGTTGATCTCGCCGACGCTGCCGCTGAAGATGCGCTGGGGCGACGCGTGTCCGCAAGTCATCGTGCGCATCGAGCGCGAAGTGATGGAGCGCCATGCGCAGCGGCATTTCGGCGACGACCGGCGCGCACCGGTCGAATTCGAACCGGCATTCAACCTGTCGTCGTCGCAAGGGGCGTGTCTCGCGCAGTTGCTGCCGGTCCTCGCCGGCGCGATCGCGACGGACGCGCATCCGCTGCGTCATCCGCTCGCGTTCGAGCCGCTCGAATCGACGCTGCTCAACCTGCTGCTGCACGGCCACCCGAACAGCGCGCGCAACGGCACGCGGCACCTGCCGGTGGCGCTCGCACCGTTCTATGTGCGGCGCGTCGAGGATTACATTCGCGCCCATCTCGACGAGCCGCTGACGATCGAGCGGCTCGCCGACCTCGCCGGCGTGAGCCCGAGCACGCTGTTCGCCGGCTTCCGCCATCGCCACGGGATCACGCCGATGGGCTTCGTGCGGCAGTTGCGGCTGCAACGTGTGCGCGAGGAACTGCTGGCCGACGAGTCGCCGGGGCTCGCATCGGTGACGGACATCGCGCTGAAATGGGGCTTCGCGCACCTCGGGCGATTCGCGATCGAGTACAAGCGGGCGTTCGGCGAGTCGCCGTCGGCGACGCTCAGGATGCGGCGCGTGCGCGCCTAG
- a CDS encoding TonB-dependent siderophore receptor, translating to MVTGTGAAKRAMVIAAGSALYVAAAGGAHAQASGAAAPLATVLPEIDVTGKGDRSSSGLVGLRTTAGTKTDTPVAEVPQTINIVTAQQIEMTGATDLNQALRYVPGFATFGADSRTDSYAALRGFTPTLYVDGVAAPHTAVIADWRVDPYTIDSIAVLRGPTSVLYGAGEPGAIVDAHTKLADGERVREAGVQIGNDARKQFMVDVGDTLDPDGRYAYRFAGVARDGNAETGPNGDRRVALAPSFRWRPNADTSLTLSATFLQDSGDISSNFLPASGTVLPNPNGRLSQDIYMGDPGFNDYRKKQWSLGYALEHRVNAIWSLHQDVRWSHLSLDDATVFGNGFAPRSTTNMMRTAGLFQLNYSRLDIDNHAQARFGTGPLEHTLLLGAQYDRQTTTNSVWLAIAPSLNLYHPVYRPVTDAIFSGPTSLGHVDQYTAMNTFGVYAQDQIRWKRWTLTLGGREDFVNARFDDRTAGKQARQDVSAFSGRVGLTYRGDAGLSPYVSHSTSFDPVIGVRLYGGGLPKPTRGTQTEAGLRWQPPGRNLMLSAALYQIDQINVVTPTPVSLDPTGTTSVQTGKVRSRGIELSAVGKITRELSVVASYVHQDVKNVQANDASLNHWPVAVPLPRQMASMWADWTWRTGALSGLGLGGGVRYQSASAGAPDNSLTVPSVTLVDLALHYEMPHWRFALNVANLFDRRYVSGCQSYNVCVFGNERTVLASAKYNW from the coding sequence ATGGTAACGGGGACGGGCGCGGCGAAACGCGCGATGGTGATCGCCGCCGGAAGCGCGTTGTACGTGGCGGCAGCGGGCGGCGCGCACGCGCAGGCATCGGGTGCGGCAGCGCCGCTGGCGACCGTGCTGCCGGAAATCGACGTAACGGGGAAGGGCGACCGCTCGTCGAGCGGGCTCGTCGGGCTGCGCACCACGGCCGGCACGAAAACCGACACGCCGGTGGCAGAAGTGCCGCAGACGATCAACATCGTGACCGCGCAGCAGATCGAGATGACCGGCGCGACCGACCTGAACCAGGCGCTGCGCTACGTGCCGGGATTCGCGACGTTCGGCGCCGACAGCCGCACCGACTCGTATGCGGCGCTGCGCGGCTTCACGCCGACGCTGTACGTCGACGGCGTGGCCGCGCCGCATACGGCCGTGATCGCGGACTGGCGCGTCGACCCGTACACGATCGACTCGATCGCGGTGCTGCGCGGGCCGACGTCGGTGCTGTACGGCGCGGGCGAGCCCGGCGCGATCGTCGACGCGCACACGAAGCTCGCCGACGGCGAACGCGTCCGTGAAGCCGGCGTGCAGATCGGCAACGACGCGCGCAAGCAATTCATGGTCGATGTCGGCGATACGCTCGACCCGGACGGCCGGTACGCGTATCGCTTCGCCGGCGTGGCGCGCGACGGCAACGCGGAAACCGGCCCGAACGGCGACCGTCGCGTCGCGCTGGCGCCGTCGTTCCGCTGGCGGCCGAACGCCGACACGTCGCTGACGCTCTCGGCGACGTTCCTGCAGGACAGCGGCGATATTTCGTCGAACTTCCTGCCGGCGTCGGGCACGGTGCTGCCGAACCCGAACGGCCGCCTGTCGCAGGACATCTACATGGGCGACCCCGGGTTCAACGACTACCGGAAGAAGCAGTGGTCGCTCGGCTACGCGCTGGAGCACCGCGTGAACGCGATCTGGTCGCTGCACCAGGACGTGCGCTGGTCGCACCTGTCGCTCGACGACGCGACGGTGTTCGGCAACGGCTTCGCGCCCCGCAGCACCACCAACATGATGCGTACCGCGGGGCTGTTCCAGCTCAACTACAGCCGGCTCGACATCGACAACCACGCGCAGGCCCGCTTCGGCACGGGGCCGCTCGAACATACGCTGCTGCTCGGCGCGCAATACGACCGGCAGACGACGACCAACAGCGTGTGGCTTGCGATCGCGCCGTCGCTCAACCTGTATCACCCCGTGTACCGGCCCGTCACGGACGCGATTTTCTCCGGCCCGACGTCGCTCGGCCACGTCGACCAGTACACGGCGATGAACACGTTCGGTGTATACGCGCAAGACCAGATCCGCTGGAAGCGCTGGACGCTGACGCTCGGCGGCCGCGAGGATTTCGTCAATGCGCGGTTCGACGACCGGACGGCCGGCAAGCAGGCGCGGCAGGACGTCAGTGCATTCTCCGGGCGCGTCGGGCTCACCTATCGGGGCGACGCCGGGCTGTCGCCGTATGTGAGCCATTCGACGTCGTTCGATCCCGTCATCGGCGTGCGGTTGTATGGTGGCGGGCTGCCGAAGCCGACACGCGGCACGCAGACGGAAGCCGGGTTGCGCTGGCAGCCGCCGGGCCGGAACCTGATGCTGAGTGCGGCCCTCTACCAGATCGACCAGATCAACGTCGTGACGCCGACGCCGGTCAGTCTCGACCCGACCGGCACGACGTCCGTGCAGACCGGCAAGGTGCGCTCGCGCGGGATCGAGCTGAGCGCGGTCGGCAAGATCACCCGCGAGCTGTCGGTCGTCGCGTCGTACGTCCATCAGGACGTCAAGAACGTGCAGGCGAACGACGCGTCGCTGAACCACTGGCCGGTGGCCGTGCCGCTGCCGCGGCAGATGGCTTCGATGTGGGCCGACTGGACCTGGCGCACGGGCGCGCTGTCGGGCCTCGGGCTCGGCGGCGGCGTGCGTTACCAGAGCGCGTCGGCGGGCGCGCCCGACAACTCGCTGACGGTGCCGAGCGTGACGCTGGTCGACCTGGCGCTGCACTACGAGATGCCGCACTGGCGGTTCGCGCTGAACGTCGCGAACCTGTTCGACCGGCGTTATGTCAGCGGTTGCCAGTCGTATAACGTGTGTGTGTTCGGCAACGAGCGGACCGTGCTCGCCAGCGCGAAATACAACTGGTAG
- a CDS encoding response regulator, with amino-acid sequence MHPSTSALGDAHILIVDDQPDQLRLLIDILRGTGCRISIASDGLQACQRAQALMPDLILMDVRMPRMDGFTACRLLAADPLTCAIPVIFLTVAGALHERLEGFEIGCVDYVVKPFEPAEVLARIRVQLARATRERPVDTESVFVTGKDDDIIVRAAIRHLARTLNDPPTVEQLARAVGTHEKRLSRAFRDNLGQTVFEYLRHERLRIAQDLLDSTSLSIASIAKEIGFSTPANFATAFRERFGLTPTEWRRQRHAGERAARREPQRDA; translated from the coding sequence ATGCATCCATCGACCTCCGCATTGGGCGACGCCCATATCCTGATCGTCGACGATCAGCCCGACCAGCTTCGCTTGCTGATCGACATCCTGCGCGGCACCGGGTGCCGGATCAGCATTGCATCCGACGGGCTGCAGGCGTGCCAGCGTGCGCAGGCGCTCATGCCCGACCTGATCCTGATGGATGTCCGGATGCCGCGCATGGACGGCTTCACCGCGTGCCGGCTGCTGGCCGCCGATCCGCTGACGTGCGCGATTCCTGTCATCTTCCTGACCGTGGCGGGCGCGTTGCACGAACGCCTCGAGGGGTTCGAGATCGGCTGCGTCGACTACGTGGTGAAGCCGTTCGAGCCGGCCGAAGTGCTCGCGCGGATTCGCGTGCAGCTCGCGCGGGCGACGCGCGAGCGGCCCGTCGACACGGAAAGCGTGTTCGTGACCGGCAAGGACGACGACATCATCGTGCGCGCGGCCATCCGCCACCTGGCGCGGACGCTGAACGATCCGCCGACGGTGGAACAACTGGCACGCGCGGTCGGCACGCATGAAAAGCGGCTGTCGCGGGCGTTTCGCGACAATCTCGGCCAGACGGTGTTCGAGTATCTGCGGCACGAGCGGCTGAGGATCGCGCAGGATCTGCTGGATTCGACGTCGCTCAGCATTGCCAGCATCGCGAAGGAGATCGGTTTTTCCACGCCGGCGAATTTCGCCACCGCATTCCGCGAACGTTTCGGCCTCACGCCGACCGAGTGGCGGCGCCAGCGCCACGCCGGTGAACGCGCCGCGCGCCGGGAGCCGCAACGCGACGCGTAG